One genomic segment of Ancylobacter sp. IITR112 includes these proteins:
- a CDS encoding ANTAR domain-containing response regulator, with translation MSASQLIQNLRNMRVAVVHPRDQDGEDLVRQLQRIGCQVQVVWPPPSQLPLPLDAVFFLLDRDTKSSMPWRMADLAIAHIAIVDYENPTVLKALLDSSAHGVLVRPIRASGVLSSLVLALSQRGYEGRLLAKIGKLEDTLRTRRDVEKATRLLMGLRNLSEDEAYQFLRKQATAKRVPIGTIAGSIINAHAMLAELDRDGDSDK, from the coding sequence ATGAGCGCGTCGCAGCTCATCCAGAACCTGCGCAACATGCGCGTCGCCGTGGTGCATCCGCGCGACCAGGACGGCGAAGACCTCGTGCGCCAGCTCCAGCGCATCGGCTGTCAGGTGCAGGTGGTGTGGCCGCCGCCCTCGCAGCTCCCGCTGCCGCTCGACGCGGTGTTCTTCCTGCTCGACCGCGACACGAAGAGCTCGATGCCGTGGCGCATGGCCGATCTCGCCATCGCCCATATCGCCATCGTCGACTACGAGAACCCCACCGTGCTGAAGGCGTTGCTGGATTCCAGCGCCCATGGCGTGCTGGTGCGCCCCATCCGCGCCTCCGGCGTGCTCTCCAGCCTGGTGCTGGCGCTGTCGCAGCGCGGCTATGAAGGGCGGCTACTCGCCAAGATCGGCAAGCTGGAAGACACGCTGCGCACGCGCCGCGATGTCGAGAAGGCGACCCGGCTGCTGATGGGGCTACGCAACCTCTCCGAGGACGAGGCCTACCAGTTCCTGCGCAAGCAGGCGACCGCCAAGCGCGTGCCCATCGGCACCATCGCCGGCTCGATCATCAATGCCCATGCGATGCTGGCCGAGCTGGACCGCGACGGCGACAGCGACAAATGA
- a CDS encoding transporter substrate-binding domain-containing protein, with protein MAESGSAGQPSGAAGAVWRVGVLFSRKGHMREPETEHFRGTALAIEEINLAGGVLGRPIEPVCYDPESSPELYRRYAERLLTEDGISTIFGCCTSSCRKAILATVERRNALLWYPSLYEGFEYSPNVIYTGAAPNQNSLQLARHLLARFGPRFYLVGSDYIYPHESNRIMRDLVSREGGEVVAETYVPEQPHEDQIRRVVEDIRRRAPSVVFSTVVGEGAHLLYRSFREAGLDPRILPIASLTMSEGEIRAIGPELCIGHITSAPYFSTVDTPANHRFVAAYRARFGRDAAVTMYAEAAYFQIHLFADALTRAKSLDTQRLVDAALGTEYDAPQGRIRIDPDNNHTYLLPRIGMVNEHGEFDVVWEAKAPVKPDPYLVDHIYDHA; from the coding sequence GTGGCGGAGAGTGGCAGCGCAGGGCAGCCTTCGGGCGCGGCGGGAGCCGTCTGGCGCGTCGGCGTGCTGTTCTCCCGCAAGGGCCATATGCGCGAGCCGGAAACCGAGCATTTCCGCGGCACCGCCCTCGCCATCGAGGAGATAAACCTCGCCGGGGGCGTGCTGGGCCGGCCGATCGAACCGGTGTGCTACGATCCGGAATCGAGCCCGGAACTCTACCGCCGCTACGCCGAGCGGCTGCTGACCGAGGACGGCATCAGCACCATTTTCGGCTGCTGCACCTCCTCCTGCCGCAAGGCGATCCTCGCCACGGTGGAGCGACGCAACGCCCTGCTCTGGTATCCCTCGCTCTATGAGGGTTTCGAATATTCGCCCAACGTCATCTATACCGGGGCGGCGCCGAACCAGAACAGCCTGCAGCTCGCCCGCCATCTGCTCGCCCGCTTCGGCCCGCGCTTCTATCTCGTCGGCTCCGACTACATCTACCCGCACGAATCCAACCGCATCATGCGCGACCTCGTCTCGCGCGAGGGCGGCGAGGTGGTGGCGGAAACCTATGTGCCGGAACAGCCGCATGAGGACCAGATCCGCCGCGTGGTGGAAGACATACGCCGCCGCGCGCCCTCGGTGGTGTTCTCCACCGTCGTCGGTGAGGGCGCGCATCTGCTCTACCGCAGCTTCCGCGAGGCCGGGCTCGACCCGCGCATCTTGCCGATCGCCAGCCTCACCATGTCGGAAGGCGAGATCCGCGCCATCGGGCCGGAACTGTGCATCGGCCACATCACCTCGGCGCCCTATTTTTCTACCGTCGACACCCCGGCCAATCACCGCTTCGTCGCCGCCTACCGCGCCCGCTTCGGCCGCGACGCGGCGGTGACGATGTATGCGGAAGCCGCCTATTTCCAGATCCACCTCTTCGCCGACGCGCTCACGCGCGCGAAGTCGCTCGACACGCAGCGCCTTGTGGATGCCGCGCTCGGCACTGAATATGACGCGCCGCAGGGCCGCATCCGCATCGACCCCGACAACAACCACACCTATCTGCTGCCGCGCATCGGCATGGTGAACGAGCATGGCGAGTTCGACGTGGTGTGGGAGGCGAAGGCGCCGGTGAAGCCCGACCCCTATCTCGTCGATCATATTTACGACCATGCGTGA
- a CDS encoding response regulator — protein MQLKMFEEKPALLYALLAAFTALVFLVDLSVPLGVAVWVTYLIPLVLAYLAWRTAVPLVTAAGVTLVIAAGFLIDRPGIDPSLALVNRSMGAVTVWVLAATGFFFIRNKLAVRREEWIRTAQVDLSRRMMGDLSSAELGERVLTFLAERLGAQAALFYIRDHDAFARVAGYGVPMDAAVPARIRRGDGLVGQVIADGRSFAIDRVPDGYLYFGSALGRGKPEHLVLSPTFEDDQVNGVIELGFDRSPRAEAREFLERSASAVGVALRSAQYRTRLEELLEETRRQAEELRAHGEELTAANEELQEQSQALQQSQHRLERQQAELEESNAQLEEQTQLLEAQRDDLARTQSALKQQANDLAAASRYKSEFLANMSHELRTPLNALLIMARLLGENRFGNLTEDQISYAQMIESSGNDLLTLINDILDLSKIEAGKLELRPQQVEVSALADKLVRSFAPQAEEKGIVLRAQIAPDVSPVLESDPQRLEQVLKNFLSNAVKFTAQGEVVLDIRAEANGRLIFAVSDSGIGIAEDQQEAIFEAFRQADGTIDRRYGGTGLGLSISRELTNLLGGEIRLESRLGEGSTFSLVVPTRFSGVVVDSAGAAALPARAPQRSPAPRPVVASPAPADAPDRPAPAGIDDDRSRLTAGSKLILVVEDDLAFARILLDLAHELGFQCIVTTTADDGVVAARQYLPQAVILDMGLPDHSGLTVLDRLKHDARTRHIAVHVVSASDYEQTALAYGAAGYMMKPIRREELVQTLERLEFRMARQLRRILIVEDDPAQLRGLSELLAAKEVETVGCATAADALKRLEAETFDCMVLDMTLPDATGFDLLSRLDDNEAAAFPPVIVYTARELTEAEELRLRRYSKSIIIKGAKSPERLIDEVTLFLHQVVSDLPVQQQKLLATSLNRDSRLEGRQILVVEDDVRNVFALTSIFEPHGARVQIARNGREALEVLEKTQGRTPFDLVLMDVMMPEMDGLAATREIRRHPDWHGLPIIMLTAKAMADDQEQCLAAGANDYLAKPLDVDKLLSLARVWMSR, from the coding sequence GTGCAGCTCAAGATGTTCGAGGAGAAGCCGGCCCTTCTCTATGCGCTCCTCGCGGCCTTCACCGCGCTGGTGTTCCTCGTCGATCTGTCGGTGCCACTCGGCGTCGCCGTCTGGGTCACCTATCTCATCCCGCTGGTGCTGGCCTATCTCGCCTGGCGCACCGCCGTGCCGCTCGTCACCGCCGCCGGCGTCACCCTGGTGATCGCCGCCGGCTTCCTGATCGACCGGCCGGGCATCGACCCCAGCCTGGCGCTGGTCAACCGCTCCATGGGCGCTGTGACGGTGTGGGTGCTGGCGGCGACCGGCTTCTTCTTCATCCGCAACAAGCTGGCGGTGCGCCGCGAGGAATGGATCCGCACCGCGCAGGTCGACCTGTCGCGGCGGATGATGGGCGATCTGTCCAGCGCCGAGCTTGGCGAGCGGGTGCTCACCTTCCTCGCCGAGCGGCTCGGCGCGCAGGCGGCCCTGTTCTATATCCGAGACCATGACGCCTTCGCCCGCGTCGCCGGCTATGGCGTGCCGATGGACGCCGCCGTGCCGGCCCGCATCCGCCGCGGCGACGGCCTTGTCGGGCAGGTGATCGCCGACGGGCGCAGCTTCGCCATTGACCGCGTACCGGACGGCTATCTCTATTTCGGCTCCGCGCTCGGCAGGGGAAAGCCGGAGCATCTGGTGCTGTCGCCGACCTTCGAGGACGATCAGGTCAATGGCGTGATCGAACTCGGCTTCGACCGGTCCCCGCGCGCCGAAGCGCGGGAATTTCTGGAGCGCAGCGCCAGCGCGGTCGGCGTCGCGCTGCGCTCGGCGCAGTACCGCACCCGGCTGGAGGAACTGCTGGAGGAAACCCGCCGGCAGGCCGAAGAGCTGCGCGCCCATGGCGAGGAGCTGACCGCCGCCAATGAGGAACTGCAGGAGCAGAGCCAGGCGCTGCAGCAGTCGCAGCACCGTCTGGAACGCCAGCAGGCGGAGCTGGAGGAATCGAATGCTCAGCTCGAAGAACAGACGCAGCTTCTGGAAGCCCAGCGCGACGATCTCGCCCGCACCCAGAGCGCGCTCAAGCAGCAGGCGAACGATCTCGCCGCCGCCAGCCGCTATAAATCCGAATTCCTCGCCAACATGTCGCACGAGCTGCGCACGCCGCTCAATGCGCTCCTGATCATGGCGCGGCTGCTCGGCGAGAACCGCTTCGGCAACCTCACCGAGGACCAGATCAGCTACGCCCAGATGATCGAAAGCTCGGGCAACGACCTGCTCACCCTGATTAACGACATTCTCGACCTGTCCAAGATCGAGGCCGGCAAGCTGGAACTGCGGCCGCAGCAGGTGGAGGTTTCCGCCCTGGCCGACAAGCTGGTGCGCAGCTTCGCGCCGCAGGCGGAAGAGAAGGGCATCGTCCTGCGCGCGCAGATCGCGCCCGATGTCTCGCCGGTGCTGGAAAGCGATCCGCAGCGGCTGGAACAGGTGCTGAAGAATTTCCTCTCCAACGCGGTCAAGTTCACCGCGCAGGGCGAGGTGGTGCTGGACATCCGCGCGGAAGCCAATGGCCGGCTGATCTTCGCGGTGTCGGATTCCGGCATCGGCATCGCCGAGGACCAGCAGGAAGCGATCTTCGAGGCGTTCCGCCAGGCCGACGGCACCATCGACCGCCGCTATGGCGGCACCGGGCTCGGCCTGTCGATCTCGCGCGAGCTGACTAACCTTCTCGGCGGCGAGATCCGGCTGGAGAGCCGGCTTGGCGAGGGCAGCACCTTCAGCCTTGTGGTGCCGACACGCTTCAGCGGCGTCGTCGTCGACAGCGCGGGCGCGGCGGCGCTGCCGGCCCGCGCGCCGCAACGCAGCCCGGCGCCGCGCCCGGTGGTCGCCTCGCCCGCTCCCGCGGATGCGCCGGACCGGCCGGCCCCCGCCGGCATTGACGACGACCGCTCCCGCCTCACCGCCGGCTCGAAGCTCATCCTGGTGGTGGAGGACGATCTGGCCTTCGCCCGCATCCTGCTCGATCTCGCCCATGAGCTCGGCTTCCAGTGCATCGTCACCACCACGGCGGATGACGGCGTGGTCGCGGCGCGGCAATATCTGCCGCAGGCGGTGATCCTCGACATGGGGCTGCCGGACCATTCCGGCCTCACCGTGCTCGACCGGCTCAAGCACGATGCCCGCACCCGCCACATCGCGGTGCATGTCGTCTCCGCCAGCGACTACGAGCAGACCGCGCTCGCCTATGGCGCCGCCGGCTACATGATGAAGCCGATCCGCCGCGAGGAACTGGTGCAGACGCTCGAGCGGCTGGAATTCCGCATGGCCCGCCAGTTGCGCCGCATCCTCATCGTCGAGGACGACCCGGCCCAGCTACGCGGCCTGAGCGAGCTTCTCGCCGCCAAGGAGGTCGAGACGGTGGGCTGCGCCACCGCCGCCGACGCCCTCAAGCGGCTGGAGGCGGAGACCTTCGACTGTATGGTGCTCGACATGACGCTGCCGGACGCCACCGGCTTCGATCTGCTCAGCCGGCTCGACGATAACGAGGCCGCCGCCTTCCCGCCTGTCATCGTCTACACCGCGCGCGAACTCACCGAGGCGGAGGAACTGCGCCTGCGCCGCTATTCCAAGTCGATCATCATCAAGGGCGCCAAGTCGCCGGAGCGGCTGATCGACGAGGTGACGCTGTTCCTGCATCAGGTGGTGTCGGACCTGCCGGTGCAGCAGCAGAAGCTGCTCGCCACCTCGCTCAACCGGGACTCGCGGCTGGAAGGCCGGCAAATTCTCGTGGTGGAGGACGATGTGCGCAACGTCTTCGCCCTCACCAGCATTTTCGAGCCGCACGGCGCCCGGGTGCAGATTGCCCGCAATGGGCGCGAGGCGCTGGAGGTGCTGGAAAAGACGCAGGGCCGCACCCCGTTCGACCTCGTGCTGATGGATGTGATGATGCCGGAGATGGACGGGCTGGCCGCCACGCGCGAAATCCGCCGCCATCCGGACTGGCACGGCCTGCCCATCATCATGCTCACCGCCAAGGCGATGGCGGACGATCAGGAACAGTGCCTGGCGGCCGGCGCCAACGACTATCTCGCCAAGCCGCTCGATGTCGACAAGCTGCTCTCCCTCGCCCGGGTGTGGATGTCGCGATGA
- a CDS encoding siderophore-interacting protein, with the protein MAEPFTAQARLACPAPAALLARLCARLEPESLRERTPASARLENWCGEATLSVDSAGYLAIEARSHREDRLSVLRMQLAEHVYAAMEGAAPAFAWEGHGAGNPALPYFRALRVVGSHALTPLMRRVVLEGDAAHFASGGLHVRVLIPPAGRTPVWPYAAPDGRTIWPGGADTLIPRVYTLREVDAAAGTLAIDVVQHPGGSTPGADWAREARAGDPVGLLGPGGAGLPPARWYLLAGDETALPVIARMVATLPADAQAVVRLEVADARECQPLPSPARLDVEWLTRDGTAPGMSDRLERALRAVPLPADHAEVHVFAGCEQRTARALRRLMTRERGLAKSRCAIAAYWRAGHTDVDLAD; encoded by the coding sequence ATGGCTGAGCCCTTCACCGCCCAGGCGCGTCTCGCCTGTCCCGCCCCGGCGGCGCTGCTCGCCCGGCTGTGCGCGCGGCTGGAGCCGGAGAGCCTGCGCGAGCGCACGCCCGCTTCCGCCCGGCTGGAAAACTGGTGCGGCGAGGCGACCCTGTCCGTCGACTCCGCCGGCTATCTCGCCATTGAGGCCCGCAGCCACCGCGAGGACCGGCTGTCCGTGCTGCGCATGCAACTGGCCGAGCATGTCTACGCCGCGATGGAGGGCGCCGCGCCCGCCTTCGCCTGGGAAGGCCACGGCGCCGGCAACCCGGCGCTGCCCTATTTCCGCGCCCTGCGCGTCGTCGGCTCGCACGCGCTGACCCCGCTGATGCGCCGCGTGGTGCTGGAAGGCGACGCCGCGCATTTCGCCAGCGGCGGGCTGCATGTGCGGGTGCTCATCCCACCCGCCGGCCGCACCCCCGTCTGGCCCTATGCCGCGCCAGACGGACGCACCATATGGCCCGGCGGGGCGGACACGCTGATCCCGCGCGTCTATACGCTGCGCGAGGTCGATGCCGCTGCCGGTACCCTGGCGATTGATGTCGTCCAGCATCCCGGCGGCTCCACCCCCGGCGCCGACTGGGCGCGCGAGGCGCGCGCCGGCGATCCGGTCGGGCTGCTCGGCCCGGGCGGGGCCGGCCTGCCGCCCGCCCGCTGGTACCTGCTCGCCGGCGACGAGACGGCGCTGCCCGTCATCGCCCGCATGGTGGCCACGCTGCCGGCGGACGCGCAGGCGGTGGTGCGGCTGGAAGTGGCGGATGCGCGCGAGTGCCAGCCGCTTCCCTCACCCGCCCGCCTCGATGTGGAATGGCTCACCCGTGACGGCACCGCCCCCGGCATGAGCGACCGGCTCGAACGGGCGCTGCGCGCCGTCCCGCTTCCGGCCGACCATGCGGAGGTGCATGTCTTCGCCGGCTGTGAACAGCGGACCGCGCGGGCGCTTCGCCGGCTCATGACCCGCGAGCGCGGCCTGGCCAAATCCCGCTGCGCCATCGCCGCCTATTGGCGCGCCGGCCACACGGATGTCGATCTCGCCGATTGA
- a CDS encoding protein-glutamate O-methyltransferase CheR → MTSPASVSEKIELDLLVEAIHRRYHYDFRAYSRASLARRAELLRQRLDCPTLSHVQARLLREPELLPVMIDCLTVQVSEMFRDPAYFRTLREEVIPHLRTFPSLKVWVAGCSAGEELYSLAILFREEGLESRTLFYATEINPVALARAELGIYDLDRIPLFTENHRKSGGRSSLSDYYTAAYGGAVFDKSLRARTVFAEHSLASDEVFSEMHLISCRNVLIYFDSTLQDRALRLFRESLTRGGFLGLGMNESLRFSGHADAFASFAPEERIYRRLAGVPQKEARHGVA, encoded by the coding sequence ATGACCAGCCCCGCCAGCGTCAGCGAGAAGATCGAGCTCGACCTGCTGGTCGAGGCGATCCACCGCCGCTACCACTATGATTTCCGCGCCTATTCCCGTGCCTCGCTGGCCCGCCGGGCGGAACTGCTGCGCCAGCGGCTCGACTGCCCTACCCTTTCGCATGTGCAGGCGCGGCTGCTGCGCGAGCCGGAGCTGCTGCCAGTCATGATCGACTGCCTCACCGTGCAGGTGAGCGAGATGTTCCGCGATCCCGCCTATTTCCGCACCCTGCGCGAGGAGGTCATCCCGCATCTGCGCACCTTCCCCTCGCTGAAAGTATGGGTGGCGGGCTGCAGCGCCGGCGAGGAACTCTATTCGCTCGCCATCCTGTTCCGCGAAGAGGGGCTGGAATCCCGCACCCTGTTCTACGCCACCGAGATCAACCCGGTGGCGCTGGCGCGGGCGGAACTCGGCATTTACGATCTCGACCGCATTCCGCTGTTCACCGAAAACCACCGCAAATCGGGCGGGCGCTCCTCGCTGTCGGACTACTACACCGCCGCCTATGGCGGAGCGGTGTTCGACAAGTCGCTGCGCGCGCGCACCGTGTTCGCCGAGCACAGCCTCGCTTCCGATGAGGTGTTCTCCGAAATGCACCTGATCTCCTGCCGCAATGTGCTGATCTATTTCGATTCGACACTGCAGGACCGCGCGCTGCGGCTGTTCCGGGAATCGCTGACGCGCGGCGGCTTCCTCGGCCTCGGCATGAATGAGAGCTTGCGCTTTTCCGGACATGCCGACGCCTTCGCCAGCTTCGCCCCGGAAGAGCGCATTTATCGCCGGCTCGCCGGCGTGCCGCAGAAGGAGGCCCGCCATGGCGTCGCCTGA
- a CDS encoding ABC transporter ATP-binding protein, which yields MQIIRPFLSYYAPYKGLFVLDFSCAVLSGLLELGFPLAVKLFIDHLLPGQDWPLIVWAAVGLLAVYLLNAGLMAVVTYWGHMLGINIETEMRRRAFDHVQKLSFSYFDNNKTGHLVARLTKDLEEIGEVAHHGPEDVFIAVMTFIGAFLVMLSVNVPLALLTAVIVPASALITTRYGRRMTANFRALFGRVGAFNARIEENIGGIRVVQSFANEAHENRLFAAENAQYRTTKLEAYRLLAANASLSYLGMRLTQVVIMLAGTWFVLRGELSNGGFVGFLLLVGVFFRPLEKIAAVMEVYPKGIAGLRSYLDFLATRPDVADRPGARALTEVRGAIRYEGVRFAYGNAAPVLNGIDLDIRPGESVAFVGPSGAGKTTLCSLLPRFYDVTGGRITIDGHDIRDVRLDSLRKNIGIVQQDVFLFAGTIRENIAYGRLEASEEAILEAARRAQLDGLLAELPLGLDTVIGERGVKLSGGQKQRLAIARMFLKDPPILILDEATSALDSETEWEIQRALAALSVGRTTLIIAHRLSTIRSADRILVVTREGIAEQGSHGELLARGGIYARMVRTQFAEAERLPA from the coding sequence ATGCAGATCATCCGGCCCTTCCTTTCCTATTACGCGCCCTATAAGGGCCTGTTCGTGCTGGATTTTTCCTGCGCGGTGCTGTCCGGCCTGCTGGAGCTCGGCTTCCCGCTCGCGGTGAAGCTGTTCATCGACCATCTGCTGCCGGGACAGGACTGGCCTCTCATCGTCTGGGCGGCGGTGGGGCTGCTGGCGGTCTATCTGCTGAATGCCGGGCTGATGGCGGTCGTCACCTATTGGGGCCACATGCTTGGCATCAATATCGAGACCGAGATGCGCCGGCGTGCCTTCGATCATGTGCAGAAGCTGTCCTTCTCCTATTTCGATAACAACAAGACCGGCCATCTCGTCGCCCGGTTGACCAAGGACCTCGAAGAAATCGGCGAGGTTGCCCATCACGGCCCGGAAGACGTGTTCATCGCGGTGATGACCTTCATCGGCGCCTTTCTGGTCATGCTGAGCGTCAATGTGCCGCTTGCCCTGCTCACCGCCGTCATCGTGCCGGCCAGCGCCCTCATCACCACCCGCTATGGGCGGCGGATGACGGCGAATTTCCGCGCCCTGTTCGGCCGGGTCGGCGCCTTCAATGCCCGGATCGAGGAGAATATCGGCGGCATCCGGGTGGTGCAGTCCTTCGCCAACGAGGCGCATGAAAACCGGCTGTTCGCGGCGGAGAACGCACAGTACCGTACCACCAAGCTCGAAGCCTATCGCCTGCTGGCGGCCAATGCCTCGCTGTCCTATCTCGGCATGCGGCTGACCCAGGTCGTCATCATGCTGGCGGGCACCTGGTTCGTGCTGCGCGGCGAGCTCAGCAATGGCGGCTTTGTCGGCTTCCTGCTGCTGGTCGGCGTGTTCTTCCGGCCGCTGGAAAAGATCGCGGCGGTTATGGAAGTCTACCCCAAGGGCATTGCCGGGCTGCGCTCCTATCTCGATTTCCTCGCCACCCGCCCGGATGTCGCCGACCGGCCGGGCGCGCGGGCGCTGACCGAGGTGAGGGGCGCCATCCGCTATGAGGGCGTGCGCTTCGCCTATGGCAATGCCGCGCCGGTGCTGAACGGGATCGACCTCGACATTCGCCCGGGCGAGAGCGTCGCCTTTGTCGGCCCCTCCGGCGCCGGCAAGACCACGCTGTGCTCGCTGCTGCCGCGCTTCTACGATGTCACCGGCGGGCGCATCACCATTGACGGCCACGACATTCGCGACGTGCGGCTCGACTCGCTGCGGAAGAATATCGGTATCGTGCAGCAGGACGTGTTCCTGTTCGCCGGCACCATCCGCGAGAACATCGCCTATGGCCGGCTGGAGGCCAGCGAGGAGGCGATCCTGGAGGCGGCGCGCCGCGCCCAACTCGACGGTCTGCTGGCCGAACTGCCGCTCGGGCTCGACACGGTCATCGGCGAGCGCGGCGTGAAGCTGTCCGGCGGGCAGAAGCAGCGTCTCGCCATCGCCCGCATGTTCCTGAAGGACCCGCCGATCCTCATTCTCGACGAGGCCACCTCGGCGCTGGACAGCGAGACGGAATGGGAAATCCAGCGCGCGCTGGCGGCGCTGTCGGTGGGGCGCACCACGCTGATCATCGCCCATCGCCTGTCGACCATCCGCAGCGCCGACCGCATTCTCGTCGTCACCCGCGAGGGCATTGCCGAGCAGGGCAGCCATGGCGAATTGCTGGCGCGCGGCGGCATCTATGCCCGCATGGTCCGCACCCAGTTCGCCGAGGCCGAACGCCTGCCGGCCTGA
- a CDS encoding response regulator, with amino-acid sequence MASPEPVKFLLVDDIEENLRALEALLRRDGLALYKARSGVEALELLLEHDFALALLDVQMPDMDGFELAEMMRGTERTRRVPIIFVTAASTDEGRRFKGYEAGAVDFIYKPIDPLILKSKAEVFFSIARQHEQLARQKDALATAAAELKAALDRLQAHTDNSPLAIVEFDPEMRLLGWSKGAERLFGWTAADMTGQSLADLGWICDGSIGELAEMLSGSLAETAHQRGHHTIRCRTRAGTVLDCEWYSSVLRRPNGQPVSLSVQILDITDRRRAEETQTLLIGELNHRVKNTLASVQAIATQTLRYTRHPDQFSATFSGRIQALARAHGMLSDRTWQGADLMDLVHDQLRLGTIDPARLEASGPRVQLLPQPALRLALILHELATNALKYGAFSRPTGRVALEWSVEGDRLQLRWQESGGPPVQAPVKRGFGSTLIDSSMKSDGGTASVSYRNDGVVWDLVMRLDRTPDPMADIAARPAAPAPAEPAREVPALDGRRLLVVEDEALVALELIAVLEDAGASVHGPARTVEEALEAIETGAFDAALLDGNLHGKPVDAVAAALTRRGIPFAFVSGYGRENLPPAFAQAPVVSKPFMPQQLVEMAGRLAQRAGNVVAFPAAAGGGR; translated from the coding sequence ATGGCGTCGCCTGAGCCGGTGAAGTTCCTGCTGGTCGACGACATCGAGGAGAATCTGCGCGCGCTGGAAGCGCTGCTGCGCCGCGACGGTCTCGCCCTCTACAAGGCCCGCTCCGGCGTCGAGGCGCTGGAACTGCTGCTGGAGCACGACTTCGCCCTCGCTCTGCTCGACGTGCAGATGCCGGACATGGACGGATTCGAACTGGCGGAGATGATGCGCGGCACCGAGCGCACGCGGCGCGTGCCGATCATCTTCGTCACCGCTGCCTCCACCGATGAAGGCCGCCGCTTCAAGGGCTATGAGGCCGGGGCGGTCGACTTCATCTACAAGCCGATCGACCCGCTGATCCTCAAGAGCAAGGCGGAGGTGTTCTTCTCCATCGCACGCCAGCACGAGCAGCTGGCCCGGCAGAAGGACGCGCTCGCCACCGCCGCCGCCGAGCTGAAGGCCGCGCTCGACCGGCTGCAGGCGCACACCGACAATTCCCCGCTCGCCATTGTCGAGTTCGACCCGGAAATGCGCCTGCTCGGCTGGTCCAAGGGCGCCGAGCGGCTGTTCGGCTGGACGGCGGCGGACATGACCGGCCAGTCGCTCGCCGATCTCGGCTGGATCTGCGACGGCAGCATCGGCGAACTCGCGGAGATGCTGTCCGGCTCGCTGGCGGAAACGGCGCATCAGCGCGGGCACCACACCATTCGCTGCCGCACCCGCGCCGGCACGGTCCTCGACTGCGAATGGTACAGTTCGGTGCTGCGCCGGCCCAACGGCCAGCCGGTCTCGCTCAGCGTGCAGATCCTCGACATCACCGACCGCCGCCGGGCCGAGGAAACCCAGACCCTGCTCATCGGCGAACTGAACCACCGGGTGAAGAACACGCTCGCCAGCGTGCAGGCCATCGCCACCCAGACGCTGCGCTACACCCGTCATCCCGACCAGTTTTCCGCCACCTTTTCCGGCCGCATCCAGGCGCTGGCGCGCGCCCATGGCATGCTGAGCGACCGCACCTGGCAGGGCGCCGACCTGATGGACCTCGTGCACGACCAGCTAAGGCTCGGCACCATCGACCCGGCGCGGCTGGAAGCCAGCGGCCCGCGCGTGCAGCTTCTGCCGCAGCCGGCGCTGCGGCTGGCGCTCATCCTGCACGAACTGGCGACCAACGCGCTGAAATACGGCGCCTTCTCCCGCCCCACCGGCCGCGTCGCGCTGGAATGGTCGGTGGAGGGCGACCGGCTGCAACTGCGCTGGCAGGAAAGCGGCGGCCCGCCGGTGCAGGCCCCGGTCAAGCGCGGTTTCGGCTCGACGCTCATCGACAGCAGCATGAAGTCCGATGGCGGCACCGCCTCCGTCTCCTACCGCAATGACGGCGTGGTGTGGGACCTCGTCATGCGCCTCGACCGCACGCCGGACCCGATGGCGGACATTGCCGCCCGCCCCGCCGCCCCCGCCCCGGCCGAGCCCGCCCGCGAGGTGCCGGCGCTGGACGGCCGCCGCCTGCTTGTGGTCGAGGACGAGGCGCTGGTCGCGCTCGAACTCATCGCCGTGCTGGAAGATGCCGGCGCCAGCGTGCACGGCCCGGCCCGCACGGTGGAGGAGGCGCTGGAGGCGATCGAGACCGGCGCGTTCGACGCCGCCCTGCTCGACGGCAATCTGCATGGCAAGCCGGTGGACGCAGTGGCGGCGGCGCTGACCCGGCGCGGCATTCCCTTCGCCTTCGTCAGCGGCTATGGGCGCGAGAACCTGCCGCCCGCCTTCGCGCAGGCCCCCGTGGTCAGCAAGCCGTTCATGCCGCAGCAGCTCGTCGAGATGGCCGGCCGGCTGGCGCAGCGCGCGGGCAATGTCGTCGCCTTTCCCGCCGCCGCCGGCGGGGGGCGCTGA